A part of Rhopalosiphum maidis isolate BTI-1 chromosome 3, ASM367621v3, whole genome shotgun sequence genomic DNA contains:
- the LOC113558003 gene encoding uncharacterized protein LOC113558003 — protein MINNFMVGELTKFPQNDNFWFQQDGATSHTARVSINAIQQIFGNRIISKNGDIHWPPRSPDLSVCDFFLWGYLKSKVYAQKPRNIDELKNKIKEEISSTPLEVIHRVVENIRSRLEECLRRDDHHLEDIIFKK, from the coding sequence atgatcaataattttatggtCGGCGAACTAACGAAGTTTCCTCAAAATGATAACTTTTGGTTCCAACAAGATGGCGCGACATCCCATACGGCCCGAGTATCAATAAATGCTATTCAACAAATTTTTGGAAATCgcattatttccaaaaatggTGATATTCATTGGCCACCTCGATCACCGGATTTATCAGTATGTGACTTCTTTTTGTGgggatatttaaaaagtaaagtcTATGCACAGAAACCTCGAAATATTGAtgaactaaaaaacaaaattaaagaaGAAATTTCCAGTACGCCTTTGGAAGTGATACACCGTGTAGTGGAAAATATACGAAGTAGGCTAGAAGAGTGTTTGAGAAGAGATGACCATCATCTTgaggatataatttttaaaaaataa